The Episyrphus balteatus chromosome 4, idEpiBalt1.1, whole genome shotgun sequence genome includes a window with the following:
- the LOC129918223 gene encoding uncharacterized protein K02A2.6-like encodes MEGGRIPFFNLNDDPTNAGDRWKKWIARFENFLIASDINNVERQKALLLHYAGEDVFEIFHNLPKLTTTTKERVDEKGARTRVEMDCFEIAKQKLSNYFSPKTNIEFEIFSFRQAKQIPNETVGQFYARLLKLSSNCEFSDRDKEIKSQIICTTTSHRLRDFAFQTKPTLQKLLEEAKTIEMSEEHAIKIEAKQQHTTEQCNHVARAKQHYNTKRTNTNTNPNKKSAQTQKHSNNNPNCKNCGNNWHSGGLQQCPARNILCNFCKKKGHFAKVCMKPKSSNNFKINNLQQTENDETQDSVFTINDATNNNLPTITVSINKTPTNFTIDTGSTATIISNSTFNKLTNRPTLTKHTGKIIPYNSTTSLPIIGKFTASLTFKQHSIAETIYVIDSQAISILSYNASKQLNIIHIVQQLSNNISLDIKQKYPEVFRGIGKHNKHKVHLFIDKEVPPVAQRFRRIPFHLRSSVEDEINRLLKADIIEKATGPTPWVSPVVIVPKPHNPTAIRMCIDMRAANKAIQRVRKITPTLQDIITSLNGTTVYSKIDLNEGYHQIELDEESRFITTFSTHCGVYRYKRLNFGVNTAAEEFQDIIRQTLNNIKNVLNVSDDIFIFGKTQTEHDQALEEVFQRLRANNLTVNEKKCVFSQPQLKFFGFVFSKDGIQPDPEKVAVFEQLKTPNNVSEVRSILGMLNFALPFLPELATHTQPLRELIQKNTEFVWKKKHEEALIFLKKLMGDASKLAYYDMNKPTHLHVDAGPEGLSGILSQHHNKRYEIVAYACHALTAVEKRYSQIEKEMLAATWAMEHFKIYLYGTKFTLHTDHMPLISIFKNPLSKPTSRIERLLLKTQEFSFNIQHQQGNSNPADYFSRHPNNNSNNSYNKNNIIEQYVNFIINNSLPKAISLQTIQEETQQDPILQLLIKAITSNSNTQWNSNQISRYKGVRQELSIAEGCVLKGSQILLPHKLVQRAIALAHKSHMGIVKTKQLLRTKIWFPDLDKKVEETVSQCHICQVVNNQNHREPLSIVELASTPFEKVSMDFAGPLPNGKYLLILVDEYSKYPFVEQIHSTKFIDVKKVLTKIFSAFGTPLNLKSDNGPPFSSHEFKEFMDSQNIKHHKTTPYWPEANGAAERMVKTIKKSLISSELEHHNCLSQLDMFLMDYRSTPQATTEVSPFELMFNRKMNNFLPTLKEKTTKLVNKEQNNKLKNKQYADKRRHTKRAAFKVGDQVICKQRKINKLTPPYDPEPMKITKIIGSQIWARREGETNTIVRNSSFFKNFVKPNIQQITTRRPARKNYINYKEQNQIDSNSNENSENYQQFPTPADFDIAIDENNRDVTEEVEVFTTPPNSPQLRYEHKRSTRSKRPLRFDDYILE; translated from the coding sequence atggagGGTGGAAGAATTCCATTTTTCAACCTGAACGACGATCCAACCAACGCTGGTGATCGTTGGAAGAAATGGATTGCtcgctttgaaaattttttaatagcgAGCGATATCAACAATGTCGAAAGACAGAAGGCATTATTGTTACATTATGCCGGTGAAGACGTTTTTGAGATCTTTCACAATTTGCCAAAGCTGACTACAACAACAAAGGAACGCGTCGACGAAAAAGGCGCGAGAACAAGAGTCGAGATGGACTGCTTCGAAATAGCGAAACAAAAGCTATCGAATTATTTCTCGCCCAAAACAAACATCGAATTCGAAATATTTTCCTTTCGGCAGGCAAAACAGATTCCCAATGAAACAGTTGGACAGTTCTATGCACGGCTTTTGAAATTGAGTTCCAATTGCGAATTTTCAGACAGAGACAAAGAAATCAAGTCTCAAATCATATGCACAACAACATCGCATAGATTGAGAGATTTTGCCTTCCAAACAAAGCCAACACTTCAAAAGTTGTTAGAAGAAGCAAAAACGATTGAGATGTCTGAGGAACACGCAATCAAAATAGAAGCGAAACAGCAACATACAACAGAACAATGCAATCATGTTGCGAGAGCGAAACAACACTATAATACAAAGCGcaccaacaccaacacaaaCCCAAACAAAAAAAGCGCGCAAACACAAAAACACTCCAACAACAATCCAAACTGTAAGAACTGTGGAAACAATTGGCATTCTGGTGGGCTTCAACAATGTCCAGCAAGAAATATTCTCTGCAATTTTTGCAAGAAGAAAGGACACTTTGCTAAAGTGTGTATGAAACCGAAGTCCTCcaacaatttcaaaataaacaatttacaaCAAACAGAAAATGATGAAACACAAGACTCCGTATTTACAATAAATGATGCTACTAACAACAATTTGCCAACTATAACAGTTTCCATCAACAAAACACCAACGAACTTCACAATTGACACAGGGTCAACCGCAACAATCATAAGCAACAGTACTTTCAACAAACTAACGAACAGACCAACATTAACAAAACACACAGGAAAAATAATTCCATATAATTCCACAACTTCATTGCCgataattggaaaattcacagCCAGTCTTACTTTTAAACAACATTCCATAGCCGAGACAATCTACGTAATAGATAGCCAAGCAATATCCATTCTCAGTTACAACGCATCAAAACAACTCAACATAATCCACATAGTCCAACAATTATCAAACAACATCAGTCTCGACATCAAACAGAAGTACCCTGAAGTCTTCAGAGGAATCGGGAAACACAACAAACACAAAGTACATCTTTTCATCGACAAAGAAGTACCACCAGTCGCACAACGTTTCCGTCGAATTCCATTCCATTTAAGATCATCAGTTGAAGACGAAATCAACCGCCTACTCAAAGCAGACATCATTGAAAAAGCAACAGGTCCAACACCGTGGGTATCACCAGTGGTGATTGTACCAAAACCCCACAACCCAACAGCTATTCGGATGTGCATTGATATGCGAGCAGCCAACAAAGCCATTCAACGTGTCAGAAAAATAACACCAACTCTGCAAGACATAATAACATCTTTAAATGGCACAACAGTCTACAGCAAAATCGACCTCAACGAAGGCTATCATCAAATCGAATTGGATGAAGAATCGCGTTTCATCACGACTTTCAGCACACACTGTGGAGTCTACAGGTACAAAAGACTCAACTTCGGTGTCAACACAGCAGCCGAAGAGTTCCAAGACATCATCCGACAGACGCTCAACAACATCAAAAACGTCCTGAATGTGAGTGATGACATATTCATTTTTGGGAAAACGCAAACTGAACATGATCAAGCACTTGAAGAGGTATTTCAACGACTTCGTGCAAACAACCTAACAGTCAACGAGAAAAAGTGTGTATTCAGCCAACCCCAGCTGAAGTTTTTCGGTTTTGTTTTCTCAAAGGACGGCATCCAACCAGACCCCGAGAAAGTAGCAGTTTTTGAACAACTCAAAACACCCAACAACGTCTCAGAAGTCCGCAGCATCCTTGGTATGTTAAATTTTGCTTTACCTTTTCTTCCAGAACTAGCAACACACACCCAACCATTGCGAGAACTCATTCAAAAAAACACCGAGTTCGTTTGGAAGAAGAAGCACGAGGAAGCATTAATTTTCCTAAAGAAGCTAATGGGAGATGCATCTAAACTTGCCTACTATGACATGAACAAGCCAACACATCTACATGTCGATGCCGGTCCTGAAGGTCTTTCTGGTATCTTGTCGCAACACCACAACAAAAGATATGAGATCGTGGCATATGCATGCCATGCACTTACTGCGGTCGAGAAAAGATACAGCCAAATAGAGAAAGAAATGTTAGCAGCAACATGGGCAATGGAACATTTCAAGATCTATTTGTATGGGACTAAGTTCACGCTCCATACAGATCACATGCCGTTAATAAGTATTTTTAAGAATCCTTTGTCCAAGCCAACAAGCAGAATTGAGCGACTATTGCTCAAGACACAAGAGTTTAGTTTCAACATTCAACATCAACAAGGTAATTCAAATCCTGCAGACTATTTCTCCCGACATccaaacaacaacagcaacaacagttacaacaaaaacaacataatAGAACAGTACGTAAACTTCATCATCAATAATTCACTACCGAAAGCGATCTCCCTGCAAACAATACAAGAAGAAACACAACAAGATCCAATTCTACAACTTCTCATCAAAGCAATTACATCCAACAGCAACACCCAATGGAACAGCAACCAAATATCCAGGTATAAAGGTGTACGGCAAGAACTATCCATAGCAGAAGGATGTGTACTTAAAGGTTCACAAATACTTTTGCCCCACAAGCTAGTTCAACGTGCCATCGCTTTAGCACATAAATCCCACATGGGAatagttaaaacaaaacaattgcTCAGAACCAAAATTTGGTTTCCTGATCTCGACAAGAAAGTAGAAGAAACCGTGTCACAGTGTCACATTTGCCAAGTGGTTAATAATCAAAACCATCGTGAACCACTTTCAATTGTCGAACTAGCGTCAACACCATTTGAGAAAGTGTCGATGGATTTTGCTGGTCCGCTTCCGAACGGGAAGTACTTACTCATTTTGGTCGATGAGTATTCGAAGTATCCATTCGTCGAACAGATACACTCAACAAAATTCATTGATGTGAAGAAAGTATTAACGAAAATATTTTCTGCATTCGGTACTCCATTGAATTTGAAATCCGACAATGGACCACCATTCAGCAGCCACGAGTTTAAAGAATTCATGGATTCCCAGAACATTAAACATCACAAAACAACCCCGTATTGGCCAGAAGCAAATGGAGCAGCCGAACGCATGGTGAAGACAATCAAAAAGTCTCTCATTTCATCCGAGCTAGAACACCATAATTGTTTATCACAACTGGACATGTTTTTGATGGACTATCGCTCAACTCCGCAAGCAACAACTGAAGTATCTCCGTTCGAATTGATGTTCAACAGGAAGATGAATAACTTTCTGCCAACACTGAAAGAGAAGACAACAAAACTGGTCaacaaagaacaaaacaacaaactcaaaaataaacaatacgCAGATAAACGAAGACACACCAAACGAGCAGCATTCAAAGTCGGCGACCAGGTAATTTGCaagcaaagaaaaattaataaacttaCTCCACCGTATGATCCTGAGCCgatgaaaataaccaaaatcaTTGGTTCGCAAATTTGGGCCAGAAGAGAAGGAGAGACCAATACAATTGTAAGAAACTCTTCGTTCTTCAAGAATTTCGTCAAGCCCAACATCCAACAAATAACAACAAGAAGACCTGCACGCAAAAATTACATCAACTATAAAgagcaaaatcaaattgattcaaattcaaatgaaaattctgaaaattatcAACAGTTTCCAACACCAGCTGATTTTGACATTGCTATAGATGAAAACAACAGAGATGTAACTGAGGAAGTTGAAGTTTTCACCACTCCACCAAATTCACCACAATTAAGATACGAACACAAGCGCAGTACTAGATCGAAGAGACCACTGCGTTTTGATGACTACatattagaataa